In one window of Acanthochromis polyacanthus isolate Apoly-LR-REF ecotype Palm Island chromosome 8, KAUST_Apoly_ChrSc, whole genome shotgun sequence DNA:
- the LOC110972391 gene encoding carbohydrate sulfotransferase 8-like has protein sequence MEVVPTGQFLSPVGFLGSRSPVTKCHRKLHKSVSASSTPTGGEEAVLHQRMARTQESRRRLLAEVCSKYQADVSQQPVSKRQVSRIYVEDRSWLLYCEVPKVGCSNWKRVLMVLSGATTSSIRDIPHNAAHKANHLRRLNSYDPDGIAQRLRSYTKVLFVREPLERLVSAFRDKFENPESYYHSSFGRAIISRYRVNATLKALRSGDGVTFREFIQYLVDVRRPVGMDIHWQSVSKLCNPCLLHYDFIGRFEVMEEEANFLLRSIGAPANLTYPDFKDRNPLEERTSSRITQEYFSQLNATERQRAFEFYNMDYLLFNYPKPFQDLH, from the coding sequence ATGGAAGTGGTCCCCACAGGACAGTTCTTGTCTCCAGTTGGATTTCTGGGTTCCCGGTCGCCGGTCACCAAATGCCACCGGAAGCTGCATAAGAGCGTGTCGGCGTCTAGCACCCCCACTGGTGGAGAGGAGGCGGTCTTGCACCAGAGGATGGCGAGGACGCAGGAGTCGCGGCGCCGCCTGCTGGCAGAGGTGTGCTCTAAGTACCAGGCGGACGTGAGCCAGCAGCCGGTGTCCAAGCGGCAGGTGTCTCGGATCTACGTGGAGGACCGGTCATGGCTGCTGTACTGTGAAGTGCCCAAAGTTGGCTGCTCCAACTGGAAGagggttctgatggttctgagtggcgccaccacctcctccatccGGGACATTCCTCACAATGCGGCACATAAAGCCAACCACCTGCGGCGGCTGAACAGCTACGACCCCGATGGCATCGCCCAGCGGCTGCGCTCCTACACCAAGGTGCTGTTCGTCAGGGAGCCCTTGGAGCGACTGGTGTCAGCCTTCCGGGACAAGTTTGAGAATCCGGAATCGTATTATCACTCCAGCTTTGGGCGTGCCATCATTTCCAGGTACCGAGTGAATGCCACGCTCAAGGCGCTGCGCTCTGGTGACGGCGTTACCTTCAGGGAGTTCATCCAGTACCTGGTGGATGTTCGGAGGCCGGTGGGGATGGACATCCACTGGCAGTCCGTCAGCAAGCTGTGCAACCCCTGTCTGCTGCACTACGACTTCATCGGAAGGTTTGAGGTAATGGAGGAGGAGGCTAACTTCCTGCTGCGCAGCATCGGTGCTCCGGCTAACCTCACCTACCCTGACTTCAAAGACCGGAACCCGCTGGAAGAAAGAACTTCCTCCAGAATCACCCAGGAGTACTTCTCCCAGCTGAATGCCACCGAGCGGCAGAGAGCCTTCGAGTTCTACAATATGGACTACCTGTTGTTCAACTACCCCAAACCCTTCCAGGACCTGCACTGA
- the LOC110946909 gene encoding C-C motif chemokine 3-like 1: protein MKTLCLTLLLLSVWCCCDAMLDGVRLNTAPGNCCFNFYTRPLRANVSNVIKTHSSCLRPAFIVQTVRGKQICYSQTFQWALDQYQKINTPEGSGGR, encoded by the exons ATGAAGACTTTGTGTttgactctgctgctgctctcagtCTGGTGCTGCTGCGATGCCATGC TTGATGGGGTGAGGCTCAATACAGCTCCTGGAAACTGCTGCTTCAACTTCTATACTCGACCTTTACGTGCAAACGTGTCCAACGTCATCAAGACCCACAGCTCCTGCCTCAGACCGGCCTTCAT AGTCCAGACGGTTAGAGGGAAACAGATCTGCTACAGTCAGACGTTCCAGTGGGCTCTGGACCAATACCAGAAGATCAACACCCCTGAAGGCAGCGGCGGACGCTGA